A genomic window from Micromonospora ferruginea includes:
- a CDS encoding NHL domain-containing thioredoxin family protein — protein sequence MTPRVRAPELRGRAWLNTGGKALTLADLRGKILLLDFWTFCCINCLHVLDELRPLEEKYGDVLVVVGVHSPKFEHEKDPDALAAAVERYGVHHPVLDDPEMDMWQQYAAKAWPTLSVVDPEGYVVATMAGEGHAEGLARLIDDLIATHEAKGTLHRGEGPYVPPAEPETALRFPGKAVALDGGNLLVSDSARHSLVEVAADGETVLRRIGAGGRGRTDGPATAATFAEPQGLCLLPPHVAEVAGYDVVVADTVNHLLRGVRLSVGEVVTVAGTGRQWRSTVDDHAHDARAVDLSSPWDVAWYDDRVVVAMAGIHQLWWFDPIKRTAGMYAGTTVEALRDGPLADAWMAQPSGLSVSADGSRLWVADSETSAIRWVADGEMHTAVGQGLFDFGHVDGPADQALLQHPLGVCALPDGSVLIADTYNGAVRRFDPETGQVGTVADGLAEPSDLVVTAEGDVLVVESAAHRLTRLAPGALTAAGANTVAGPRHRLERKPTDVTAGELTLDVIFTPAPGQKLDDTYGPSTRLVVSASPPELLVEGAGTTTDLSRRLVVSGDVAQGVLQVTAQAATCDADVEHAACHLTRQDWGVPVRVVPTGATRLPLVLRGLDE from the coding sequence ATGACTCCCCGAGTGCGCGCCCCCGAGCTGCGCGGCCGAGCCTGGCTGAACACCGGCGGGAAGGCCCTCACGCTGGCCGACCTGCGGGGCAAGATCCTTCTGCTGGACTTCTGGACCTTCTGCTGCATCAACTGCCTGCACGTGCTCGACGAGCTGCGCCCGCTGGAGGAGAAGTACGGCGACGTGCTGGTGGTGGTCGGCGTGCACTCGCCGAAGTTCGAGCACGAGAAGGACCCGGACGCGCTGGCCGCGGCCGTCGAGCGGTACGGCGTGCACCACCCGGTGCTCGACGACCCCGAGATGGACATGTGGCAGCAGTACGCGGCGAAGGCCTGGCCGACGCTCTCGGTGGTCGACCCCGAGGGGTACGTGGTGGCCACCATGGCCGGCGAGGGACACGCCGAGGGGCTGGCCCGGCTGATCGACGACCTGATCGCCACGCACGAGGCGAAGGGCACCCTGCACCGGGGCGAAGGCCCGTACGTGCCGCCGGCCGAGCCGGAGACGGCGCTGCGCTTCCCGGGCAAGGCGGTCGCGCTGGACGGCGGCAACCTGCTGGTCTCCGACTCGGCCCGGCACTCCCTGGTCGAGGTGGCCGCGGACGGGGAGACGGTGCTCCGCCGGATCGGTGCGGGCGGGCGGGGCCGGACCGACGGCCCGGCGACCGCCGCCACCTTCGCCGAGCCGCAGGGGCTCTGCCTGCTGCCCCCGCACGTCGCCGAGGTGGCCGGCTACGACGTGGTCGTCGCGGACACGGTCAACCACCTGCTGCGCGGCGTACGACTGTCCGTCGGCGAGGTGGTCACGGTGGCCGGCACCGGCCGGCAGTGGCGCTCGACGGTCGACGACCACGCGCACGACGCCCGCGCCGTCGACCTCTCCTCCCCCTGGGACGTGGCCTGGTACGACGACCGGGTGGTCGTGGCGATGGCCGGCATCCACCAGCTCTGGTGGTTCGACCCGATCAAGCGGACCGCCGGCATGTACGCCGGCACCACGGTCGAGGCGCTGCGGGACGGTCCGCTGGCGGACGCCTGGATGGCCCAGCCCTCCGGGCTGTCGGTCTCGGCCGACGGCTCCCGCCTCTGGGTGGCCGACAGCGAGACCAGCGCGATCCGCTGGGTCGCCGACGGCGAGATGCACACCGCCGTCGGTCAGGGGCTGTTCGACTTCGGCCACGTCGACGGGCCGGCCGACCAGGCGCTGCTCCAGCATCCGCTGGGCGTGTGCGCGCTGCCCGACGGGTCGGTGCTGATCGCGGACACGTACAACGGCGCGGTGCGCCGCTTCGACCCGGAGACCGGCCAGGTCGGCACCGTGGCGGACGGCCTGGCCGAGCCGAGCGACCTGGTGGTCACCGCCGAGGGCGACGTGCTGGTGGTGGAGTCGGCCGCGCACCGGCTGACCCGGCTGGCGCCGGGTGCGCTGACCGCCGCCGGGGCGAACACGGTGGCCGGGCCGCGGCACCGGCTGGAGCGCAAGCCGACCGACGTGACGGCCGGCGAGCTGACGTTGGACGTGATCTTCACGCCGGCGCCGGGGCAGAAGCTGGACGACACGTACGGGCCGTCGACCCGGCTGGTGGTCTCCGCGTCCCCGCCGGAGCTGCTGGTGGAGGGGGCGGGGACGACCACCGACCTGTCCCGCCGGCTGGTGGTCAGCGGGGACGTGGCGCAGGGCGTGTTGCAGGTGACCGCCCAGGCGGCGACCTGCGACGCCGACGTGGAGCACGCCGCCTGCCACCTGACCCGCCAGGACTGGGGCGTACCGGTCCGGGTGGTCCCCACCGGCGCCACCCGCCTGCCCCTGGTGCTGCGCGGCCTGGACGAGTGA
- a CDS encoding LamB/YcsF family protein, whose product MDLNADLGEGFGSWRLGDDEALLGLISSANVACGFHAGDAATMHRVCAAAAERGVAVGAQVGYRDLAGFGRRHIAYDFAELRDETIYQLGALDAFCRLYRTRVRYLKPHGALYHAAACDEAQAAALVAAISGYDHELPVLCQPGTVLAQLAAGAGLQVVAEGFADRNYLPNGTLVPRGAPDALVTDPDQVAVRAVRMAVSRTVVAVDGSVVPCPVESICLHGDTPGAVRCAELVRAALVDAGVTLTPFA is encoded by the coding sequence ATGGACCTCAACGCTGACCTCGGCGAGGGATTCGGGAGCTGGCGGCTCGGCGACGACGAGGCGCTGCTCGGGCTGATCAGCTCCGCCAACGTGGCCTGTGGCTTCCACGCCGGTGACGCGGCGACCATGCACCGGGTCTGCGCCGCCGCCGCCGAGCGGGGCGTCGCGGTCGGCGCGCAGGTCGGCTACCGGGATCTCGCCGGCTTCGGCCGCCGGCACATCGCCTACGACTTCGCCGAGCTGCGCGACGAGACGATCTACCAGCTCGGTGCGCTCGACGCGTTCTGCCGGCTCTACCGCACCCGGGTGCGCTACCTGAAGCCGCACGGCGCGCTCTACCACGCGGCCGCGTGCGACGAGGCGCAGGCCGCCGCGCTGGTGGCGGCGATCAGCGGGTACGACCACGAGCTGCCGGTGCTCTGCCAGCCCGGCACGGTGCTCGCCCAGCTCGCGGCCGGCGCCGGCCTGCAGGTGGTGGCCGAGGGCTTCGCCGACCGCAACTACCTGCCCAACGGCACGCTGGTGCCCCGTGGCGCCCCGGACGCGCTGGTCACCGACCCCGACCAGGTCGCCGTCCGGGCGGTTCGGATGGCCGTCTCGCGGACCGTTGTCGCCGTGGACGGCAGCGTGGTGCCCTGCCCGGTCGAGTCGATCTGCCTGCACGGGGACACGCCGGGCGCGGTGCGGTGCGCGGAGCTGGTGCGGGCCGCGTTGGTCGACGCGGGGGTCACGCTCACTCCGTTCGCGTGA
- a CDS encoding biotin-dependent carboxyltransferase family protein, producing MIEVLRAGALTTVQDQGRPGWAHLGVPRSGALDPAALRLANRLVGNPEQAAGLEITLTGCVLRVTRAVTVALTGAPVDVYVEHPTRPGSTTGRPERDPVGPASARLGPASARLGPASARLGPASARPGPRAVAGDAEPPAGRIRRPGDVGRPLSLPAGAVLRIGPARVGVRTWLAVSGGIAVEPVLGSRSTDTLSGLGPPPLRDTDRLPLGAPTGPPAPVDLTVGPPVPAEVRLTVRPGPRRDWFTPEAVDLLCRAAYTVTPASNRVGARLAGAALPRAVAGELPSEGLVLGAVQVPPDGQPLVFLADHPTTGGYPVLGVVDDVTPLAQARPGTTVRFHGPQR from the coding sequence GTGATCGAGGTGCTGCGCGCGGGCGCGCTCACCACCGTCCAGGACCAGGGCCGGCCCGGCTGGGCCCACCTCGGCGTCCCGCGCTCCGGCGCGCTCGACCCGGCCGCGCTGCGCCTGGCCAACCGGCTCGTCGGCAACCCGGAGCAGGCCGCCGGCCTGGAGATCACGCTGACCGGCTGCGTGCTGCGGGTCACCCGGGCGGTCACCGTCGCGCTCACCGGCGCCCCCGTCGACGTGTACGTCGAGCACCCAACTCGCCCCGGGTCGACCACCGGTCGGCCCGAACGAGACCCGGTCGGCCCGGCGTCGGCCCGCCTCGGTCCGGCGTCGGCCCGCCTCGGTCCGGCGTCGGCCCGCCTCGGTCCGGCGTCGGCCCGCCCCGGCCCGAGGGCGGTGGCCGGCGATGCCGAGCCGCCTGCCGGGCGTATTCGGCGGCCCGGGGACGTGGGGCGACCGCTGTCGCTGCCGGCCGGGGCGGTGCTGCGGATCGGGCCGGCCCGCGTCGGCGTGCGGACCTGGCTGGCCGTCAGCGGCGGGATCGCGGTCGAGCCGGTGCTCGGCAGCCGGTCCACCGACACGCTCTCCGGCCTCGGCCCGCCGCCGCTGCGCGACACCGACCGGCTGCCGCTCGGCGCCCCGACCGGACCGCCCGCCCCGGTCGACCTCACCGTCGGCCCGCCGGTGCCGGCCGAGGTGCGGTTGACCGTGCGACCCGGCCCCCGGCGGGACTGGTTCACCCCCGAAGCGGTCGACCTGCTGTGCCGCGCCGCGTACACGGTCACCCCGGCCAGCAACCGGGTCGGCGCGCGGCTCGCCGGCGCCGCCCTGCCCCGCGCGGTGGCCGGCGAACTGCCGAGCGAGGGCCTGGTGCTGGGCGCGGTGCAGGTGCCGCCGGACGGCCAACCGCTGGTGTTCCTGGCCGACCACCCCACCACCGGCGGCTACCCGGTCCTCGGGGTGGTGGACGACGTTACCCCGCTCGCCCAGGCCCGGCCAGGGACTACGGTCAGATTCCATGGACCTCAACGCTGA
- a CDS encoding 5-oxoprolinase subunit B family protein translates to MRIRPVGAHALLLDCDDAEQVEAWRAELWRRRAAGDLAAVDIVPAALTVLLDGVPDPETTAARIAGWHPRATAAGADAAEVRVPTVYDGADLPAVAEHWGVDVPTVVDRLRRTRFRVAFCGFAPGFAYLAGLPPELAVPRLATPRTRVPAGSVALAGPYAGIYPAASPGGWLLVGRTEMVLFDVHADPPARLTPGTPVRLVPAS, encoded by the coding sequence ATGCGGATCCGGCCCGTCGGCGCGCACGCCCTGCTGCTCGACTGCGACGACGCCGAGCAGGTCGAGGCGTGGCGCGCCGAGCTGTGGCGCCGCCGGGCGGCCGGCGACCTGGCCGCCGTCGACATCGTCCCGGCCGCGCTCACCGTGCTGCTCGACGGCGTGCCCGACCCGGAGACGACCGCCGCCCGGATCGCCGGCTGGCACCCCCGGGCCACCGCCGCCGGCGCCGACGCCGCCGAGGTCCGGGTGCCCACCGTGTACGACGGTGCGGACCTGCCCGCCGTCGCCGAGCACTGGGGCGTGGACGTGCCGACCGTGGTCGACCGGCTGCGGCGTACCCGGTTCCGGGTCGCGTTCTGCGGCTTCGCACCCGGGTTCGCGTACCTCGCCGGGCTGCCGCCGGAGCTGGCCGTGCCGAGGCTCGCCACCCCGCGTACCCGGGTGCCGGCCGGCTCGGTCGCGCTCGCCGGCCCGTACGCGGGCATCTACCCCGCCGCGTCGCCCGGCGGCTGGCTGCTGGTGGGGCGGACCGAGATGGTCCTCTTCGACGTGCACGCCGACCCGCCGGCCCGGCTCACCCCCGGCACCCCGGTCCGGCTGGTGCCGGCGTCGTGA
- the trhA gene encoding PAQR family membrane homeostasis protein TrhA — translation MTTSAPLRLRPVDIGKPRMRGWLHAYAFFVALVCGIVLCSIAATRPGWAPLVSCLIYSLTVCGLFGTSALYHRRVWSERGYQIMRRMDHSMIFVFIAGTYTPFCALLLDTRHATIMLGLVWGGALAGVAVKMIWPHAPRWVSAPLYLALGWVAVAMLPEILHVGGVTALVLLSVGGAIYSVGAVFYALRRPNPWPTVFGHHEFFHACTLVAAICHHIAIYFALFA, via the coding sequence GTGACCACCTCCGCACCGCTCCGGCTCCGGCCGGTCGACATCGGAAAGCCGCGCATGCGCGGCTGGCTCCACGCGTACGCGTTCTTCGTCGCGCTCGTCTGCGGCATCGTGCTGTGTTCGATCGCCGCCACCCGGCCCGGGTGGGCGCCGCTGGTGAGCTGCCTGATCTACAGCCTCACCGTGTGCGGGCTCTTCGGCACCAGCGCGCTCTACCACCGGCGGGTCTGGTCCGAGCGCGGCTACCAGATCATGCGCCGGATGGACCACTCGATGATCTTCGTGTTCATCGCCGGCACCTACACGCCGTTCTGCGCGCTGCTGCTGGACACCCGGCACGCCACGATCATGCTCGGCCTGGTCTGGGGCGGCGCGCTGGCCGGCGTCGCGGTCAAGATGATCTGGCCGCACGCGCCGCGCTGGGTCTCCGCGCCGCTCTACCTGGCGCTCGGCTGGGTGGCGGTGGCGATGCTCCCGGAGATCCTGCACGTCGGCGGCGTCACCGCGCTGGTGCTGCTGAGCGTGGGCGGGGCGATCTACAGCGTGGGCGCGGTGTTCTACGCGCTGCGCCGGCCGAACCCGTGGCCCACCGTCTTCGGCCACCACGAGTTCTTCCACGCGTGCACGCTGGTCGCCGCGATCTGCCACCACATCGCGATCTACTTCGCGTTGTTCGCCTGA
- a CDS encoding DUF6458 family protein, which yields MGIGASIFLIAVGAIFAFAVDANLGWLNLNVVGWVLMLAGLAGLLTTLYFWNSRRRVVAAPVREQVVAEPVVPVQGDRVVREEYREVRRPGTGYPA from the coding sequence ATGGGCATCGGTGCCAGCATCTTCCTCATCGCGGTCGGCGCGATCTTCGCGTTCGCCGTCGACGCCAACCTGGGATGGCTGAACCTCAACGTGGTGGGCTGGGTGCTCATGCTCGCCGGGCTCGCCGGCCTGCTCACCACGCTCTACTTCTGGAACAGCCGCCGCCGCGTGGTCGCCGCACCGGTGCGCGAGCAGGTCGTCGCGGAGCCGGTGGTGCCGGTGCAGGGCGACCGGGTCGTGCGCGAGGAGTACCGCGAGGTGCGCCGTCCGGGCACGGGCTACCCGGCCTGA
- a CDS encoding SixA phosphatase family protein yields MTDGRNGQRTLVLLRHAKAEQSPDAPDAERPLTARGHADAAAAGAWLARHELLPDVVLCSPARRTRQTWHGVAMGMTGSPAEGGPAGSTPAVRYEPTAYEAHPDELLELVRSVDPAAGTVLLIAHNPGISLLSALLDPDRADPDGLRTTDIAVHRPATPWPTLTHTPLLTRHTARG; encoded by the coding sequence ATGACGGACGGCAGGAACGGCCAGCGGACATTGGTGCTGCTGCGGCACGCCAAGGCCGAACAGTCCCCGGACGCCCCGGACGCCGAGCGGCCGCTGACCGCCCGGGGCCACGCCGACGCCGCCGCGGCCGGCGCCTGGCTGGCCCGGCACGAACTGCTGCCCGACGTGGTGCTCTGCTCGCCGGCCCGGCGCACCCGGCAGACCTGGCACGGCGTGGCGATGGGCATGACGGGGTCACCCGCCGAGGGCGGCCCGGCCGGTTCGACCCCGGCCGTGCGGTACGAGCCGACCGCGTACGAGGCGCACCCGGACGAGTTGCTGGAACTGGTGCGGTCGGTCGACCCGGCGGCCGGCACGGTGCTGCTGATCGCGCACAACCCGGGCATCTCGCTGCTGTCGGCGCTGCTCGACCCGGACCGAGCGGACCCGGACGGCCTGCGCACCACCGACATCGCGGTGCACCGCCCCGCCACCCCCTGGCCCACCCTCACCCACACCCCTCTCCTCACCCGCCACACCGCCCGCGGCTGA
- a CDS encoding DUF6458 family protein: MGIGSAIFLIALGAIMTFAIRANVWWIDLRAVGWVFILAGLGVLLTTLWFWQDRRKRARTLIVEENRLSHPTAMMPPPPDPPPPTAPPS; encoded by the coding sequence ATGGGCATTGGCAGCGCCATCTTTCTCATCGCGCTCGGCGCGATCATGACCTTCGCCATCCGGGCCAACGTCTGGTGGATCGACCTGCGCGCGGTCGGCTGGGTCTTCATCCTGGCCGGGCTGGGCGTCCTGCTGACCACGCTGTGGTTCTGGCAGGACCGCCGCAAGCGGGCCCGCACCCTCATCGTGGAGGAGAACCGGCTCTCGCACCCGACCGCGATGATGCCGCCCCCGCCCGACCCGCCGCCGCCGACGGCCCCGCCGTCCTGA
- a CDS encoding acyl-CoA dehydrogenase, with protein MTHYKSNLRDLEFNLFEVFGADRTFGQEPYTDLDVDTARSFLSEVDRLAREDLAASYTDSDRNPPVFDPATHTAPLPESFKKSYQAFMDSEFWRLDLPEALGGTNAPRALWWSLAELVLGANAPVWMYASGPSFAHVLHVEGNEEQKKWARLFIEKQWGSTMVLTEPDAGSDVGAGRTRAVQQPDGTWHIEGVKRFITSGEHDLSDNIVHYVLARPVGVEGVGGPGTKGLSLFVVPKFHFDGETGELGERNGVFATNVEHKMGLKVSNTCEVTFGEHGVPAKGWLLGDKHDGIRQMFMIIEYARMMVGTKAIATLSTGYLNALEYAKNRVQGADLIQQADKTAPRVTITHHPDVRRSLLLQKSYAEGLRALVCYTASWQDKVAIAEAAGDEKATKLAKRVNDLLLPLVKGVGSERAYELLGHESLQTYGGSGFLQDYPLEQYVRDAKIDTLYEGTTAIQSLDLIFRKIVRDNGKALMAVAGEIQEHITSEAGNGQLKEERQALGKALGEIQNILGVMTGWLGEAQAGDARALYKVGLGSRRFLLAIGDLVVGWLLQKQADVALKALAGEVSATDKAFYTGKVAAARFFAREVLPRIGADRRIIEGADLEIMDLPEEAF; from the coding sequence ATGACCCACTACAAGAGCAACCTTCGGGACCTCGAGTTCAACCTGTTCGAGGTATTCGGGGCGGACCGGACGTTCGGCCAGGAGCCGTACACGGATCTGGACGTCGACACCGCCCGCAGCTTCCTCTCCGAGGTCGACCGCCTGGCCCGCGAGGACCTGGCCGCCAGCTACACGGACAGCGACCGCAACCCGCCGGTGTTCGACCCGGCGACGCACACCGCGCCGCTGCCGGAGTCGTTCAAGAAGTCCTACCAGGCGTTCATGGACTCCGAGTTCTGGCGCCTCGACCTGCCCGAGGCGCTCGGCGGCACGAACGCCCCGCGCGCCCTCTGGTGGTCGCTCGCCGAGCTGGTGCTCGGCGCCAACGCCCCGGTCTGGATGTACGCCTCCGGCCCCTCCTTCGCGCACGTGCTGCACGTCGAGGGCAACGAGGAGCAGAAGAAGTGGGCCCGGCTGTTCATCGAGAAGCAGTGGGGCTCGACCATGGTGCTCACCGAGCCGGACGCCGGCTCGGACGTGGGCGCCGGCCGCACCCGGGCGGTCCAGCAGCCGGACGGCACTTGGCACATCGAGGGCGTCAAGCGCTTCATCACCTCCGGTGAGCACGACCTGAGCGACAACATCGTGCACTACGTGCTGGCCCGCCCGGTCGGCGTGGAGGGCGTGGGCGGCCCCGGCACCAAGGGCCTGTCCCTCTTCGTCGTGCCGAAGTTCCACTTCGACGGCGAGACCGGCGAGCTGGGCGAGCGCAACGGCGTCTTCGCCACCAACGTCGAGCACAAGATGGGCCTGAAGGTCTCCAACACCTGCGAGGTGACCTTCGGCGAGCACGGTGTGCCGGCCAAGGGCTGGCTGCTCGGCGACAAGCACGACGGCATCCGCCAGATGTTCATGATCATCGAGTACGCCCGGATGATGGTCGGCACCAAGGCCATCGCCACGCTCTCCACCGGCTACCTGAACGCGCTGGAGTACGCCAAGAACCGGGTGCAGGGCGCCGACCTCATCCAGCAGGCCGACAAGACCGCCCCCCGGGTGACCATCACCCACCACCCGGACGTGCGCCGCTCGCTGCTCCTGCAGAAGTCGTACGCCGAGGGCCTGCGCGCGCTGGTCTGCTACACCGCGAGCTGGCAGGACAAGGTCGCGATCGCCGAGGCGGCCGGTGACGAGAAGGCCACCAAGCTGGCCAAGCGGGTCAACGACCTGCTCCTGCCGCTGGTCAAGGGCGTCGGCTCGGAGCGGGCGTACGAGCTGCTCGGCCACGAGTCGCTGCAGACGTACGGCGGCTCCGGCTTCCTCCAGGACTACCCGCTGGAGCAGTACGTCCGGGACGCCAAGATCGACACCCTCTACGAGGGCACCACGGCCATCCAGAGCCTCGACCTGATCTTCCGGAAGATCGTCCGGGACAACGGCAAGGCCCTGATGGCGGTCGCCGGCGAGATCCAGGAGCACATCACCTCCGAGGCCGGCAACGGCCAGCTCAAGGAGGAGCGCCAGGCGCTCGGCAAGGCGCTCGGCGAGATCCAGAACATCCTCGGCGTGATGACCGGCTGGCTGGGCGAGGCCCAGGCCGGCGACGCCCGCGCGCTCTACAAGGTCGGCCTGGGCAGCCGCCGGTTCCTGCTGGCGATCGGCGACCTGGTGGTCGGCTGGCTGCTGCAGAAGCAGGCGGACGTGGCGCTCAAGGCGCTGGCCGGCGAGGTCTCCGCCACCGACAAGGCGTTCTACACCGGCAAGGTGGCCGCCGCCCGGTTCTTCGCCCGCGAGGTGCTGCCCCGTATCGGCGCGGACCGGCGGATCATCGAGGGTGCCGACCTGGAGATCATGGACCTCCCGGAGGAGGCGTTCTGA
- a CDS encoding PP2C family protein-serine/threonine phosphatase, giving the protein MLSDVRTRPFQPGHGPLSPGSRAGLGAALALLAIVSAVEAGDGRPAHYLALMAAAPVLAAALASWRVVLAVGALATAAGITFAVCERGASLVTAVNVAAIALVTAIAAATAAVRQRQAERIAELSRLASVAQQAVLRPLGPQVGTLAVAARYISSTATAEIGGDLYEVMDTPYGVRMIIGDVRGKGLDAVRLASIVLGSYRHVAYERADLRAVVTDLDRAVARNVGDEDFVTAALVEERGGTLTIVNCGHPSPLLLRRGQVIPLEPPAPAPPLGFMPVVRPRVERLEPGDRLLLFTDGLGEARRDGEFFPTADRAWRLLGHGTVGDGLASLETALVEWVHGRLDDDIALVLMEYTGPRSSAAAPVPSWEVGTADG; this is encoded by the coding sequence ATGCTGTCCGATGTACGCACTCGACCCTTCCAGCCGGGCCACGGCCCGCTGAGCCCCGGATCCCGCGCCGGCCTCGGCGCGGCCCTCGCGCTGCTCGCGATCGTGTCCGCAGTGGAGGCGGGTGACGGTCGGCCGGCGCACTACCTCGCGCTGATGGCCGCCGCGCCGGTGCTGGCCGCCGCGCTGGCCTCCTGGCGGGTGGTGCTCGCGGTGGGCGCGCTGGCCACCGCGGCCGGCATCACGTTCGCCGTGTGCGAGCGGGGCGCCTCGCTGGTGACCGCGGTCAACGTGGCCGCGATCGCGCTGGTCACCGCGATCGCGGCGGCCACGGCGGCGGTGCGGCAACGTCAGGCCGAGCGGATCGCGGAGCTGTCCCGGCTCGCCTCGGTGGCCCAGCAGGCGGTGCTGCGTCCGCTCGGGCCGCAGGTCGGCACGCTGGCGGTGGCCGCGCGCTACATCTCCTCCACCGCGACCGCCGAGATCGGCGGCGACCTCTACGAGGTGATGGACACCCCGTACGGCGTCCGCATGATCATCGGCGACGTGCGCGGGAAGGGTCTGGACGCGGTCCGGTTGGCCAGCATCGTGCTCGGCTCCTACCGGCACGTGGCCTACGAGCGGGCCGACCTGCGCGCGGTGGTTACCGACCTGGACCGGGCGGTGGCCCGCAACGTGGGCGACGAGGACTTCGTCACCGCCGCGCTGGTCGAGGAGCGCGGCGGCACGCTCACCATCGTCAACTGCGGGCACCCGTCGCCGCTGCTGCTGCGCCGGGGCCAGGTGATCCCGCTGGAGCCGCCGGCGCCCGCGCCGCCGCTCGGGTTCATGCCGGTGGTCCGGCCCCGGGTGGAGCGGCTGGAGCCGGGTGACCGGCTGCTGCTGTTCACCGACGGGCTGGGCGAGGCCCGGCGGGACGGTGAGTTCTTCCCCACCGCCGACCGGGCCTGGCGCCTGCTCGGCCACGGCACGGTCGGCGACGGGCTCGCCTCGCTGGAGACCGCGCTCGTCGAGTGGGTGCACGGCCGTCTCGACGACGACATCGCCCTGGTCCTGATGGAATACACCGGCCCGCGCAGTTCCGCCGCGGCTCCGGTGCCGAGCTGGGAGGTCGGCACCGCCGACGGGTGA
- a CDS encoding septal ring lytic transglycosylase RlpA family protein, with the protein MAGRHLRTRRLFSSPAGIAATAAVGVALAVGGTVGAVQLTSGEPTDAPAAVEALPSTLAPTSAAPSPSASASPSLSASPTASPSAKPTRTQAASRGKARTAAPKPTATKKKVPAPTVVDSGSCGASFYDEGQMTANGETFDPDALTAAHKTLPFNTKVRVTNPANGKSVVVRINDRGPYIDGRCLDLSRAAFAAIASTGLGEVDVRYEVLG; encoded by the coding sequence GTGGCTGGTAGGCACCTTCGTACCCGCAGATTGTTCTCCTCGCCCGCCGGCATCGCCGCCACCGCGGCGGTCGGCGTGGCGCTCGCCGTCGGCGGCACCGTCGGCGCGGTGCAGCTCACCTCCGGCGAGCCCACGGACGCGCCGGCCGCCGTCGAGGCGCTGCCCAGCACGCTCGCCCCCACCTCGGCCGCGCCGTCGCCGAGCGCGTCGGCCTCGCCGAGCCTCAGCGCGTCGCCGACGGCCAGCCCGAGCGCGAAGCCGACCCGCACCCAGGCGGCGTCGCGTGGCAAGGCCCGGACCGCGGCGCCGAAGCCGACCGCCACGAAGAAGAAGGTCCCCGCCCCGACGGTCGTGGACAGCGGCTCCTGCGGCGCGTCCTTCTACGACGAGGGTCAGATGACCGCCAACGGCGAGACGTTCGACCCGGACGCGCTGACCGCGGCGCACAAGACGCTGCCGTTCAACACGAAGGTCCGGGTCACCAACCCGGCCAACGGCAAGTCCGTGGTGGTCCGGATCAACGACCGTGGTCCGTACATCGACGGCCGGTGCCTCGACCTGTCCCGCGCCGCGTTCGCGGCCATCGCCTCGACCGGTCTCGGTGAGGTGGACGTCCGCTACGAGGTGCTCGGCTGA
- a CDS encoding phosphoribosyltransferase, whose product MERVLNRRLVELFRWADPGPESSHLVSDLTGWWHDPRVLAEVGPALAGLHPDARPTVVIAPEVTGLLLGPLVAVAAGAGFLPAYKAGGGRRRIGATRWAETPPDHRGQRLRIGVDGRRLGPGDRVLLVDDWVDTGAQLDALHRLVREAAAEPVGAVALVSSCPPAVAGRLRLRALLTGDQLPDA is encoded by the coding sequence ATGGAACGCGTGCTGAACCGTCGCCTGGTCGAGCTGTTCCGATGGGCCGACCCGGGGCCGGAGAGCAGCCACCTGGTCAGCGACCTCACCGGCTGGTGGCACGACCCCCGGGTGCTCGCCGAGGTGGGGCCGGCGCTGGCCGGCCTGCACCCCGACGCGCGGCCGACCGTGGTGATCGCCCCCGAGGTGACCGGTCTGCTGCTCGGCCCGCTGGTCGCGGTCGCCGCCGGCGCGGGTTTCCTGCCCGCGTACAAGGCGGGCGGCGGGCGGCGGCGGATCGGGGCGACACGCTGGGCCGAGACCCCGCCGGACCACCGCGGGCAGCGGCTGCGCATCGGCGTGGACGGCCGGCGCCTCGGCCCGGGTGACCGGGTGCTGCTGGTGGACGACTGGGTCGACACCGGCGCCCAGCTCGACGCGCTGCACCGGCTGGTCCGGGAAGCCGCCGCCGAACCGGTCGGCGCGGTCGCGCTGGTGTCGAGCTGCCCGCCCGCCGTGGCCGGGCGACTACGGCTGCGCGCCCTGCTCACCGGCGACCAGCTTCCCGACGCTTGA